In Palaemon carinicauda isolate YSFRI2023 chromosome 38, ASM3689809v2, whole genome shotgun sequence, a single window of DNA contains:
- the LOC137630137 gene encoding LOW QUALITY PROTEIN: putative protein MSS51 homolog, mitochondrial (The sequence of the model RefSeq protein was modified relative to this genomic sequence to represent the inferred CDS: deleted 1 base in 1 codon), with product MAFELTEYPPRSFCEKYQRILAPHGLLLSPKQVLKNKKLGNNVEEMLRKAFKITVKKLKKMRSACANCNEDQGVGIECPFCKAVRYCSSDCLEQRKTEHAKVCRQLELELIDQVSGWNACHPPLSMGRDVMRGRGGLVSDWDDWLTRHTTLRDNAIAAAAVVSEWWHFTPVNHPGSAALQASLERVISNVFSTVLTIGHCPFWVPSLAPEIENAKEIHIHLLGADEPEVSAVQSGVIQVVSRILGRPIVVSLVAPDLNHHPQTFSWTPKKPFQATPSVKAIAYPGLYHDFWREYVVPADKKSNVQRPHIALAIHPGVHTDPMLELWTPTLMLLAYEQIPVAMTTYNLAEFEETLQKLENLKMNIVHKELNPLRSLLAKQTPYEPDHVWATNSYAIGIDNTRESFCL from the exons ATGGCATTCGAACTGACAGAGTATCCTCCGAGGTCCTTCTGCGAAAAGTACCAGAGGATCTTGGCC CCTCACGGCCTCCTCCTGTCGCCCAAGCAAGTCCTCAAGAACAAGAAACTTGGGAACAATGTGGAGGAAATGCTCAGGAAAGCGTTCAAGATTACTGTCAAGAAACTGAAAAAGATGAGGTCTGCTTGCGCCAACTGCAATGAAGACCAGG GTGTTGGCATTGAATGTCCATTTTGCAAGGCAGTGAGATACTGCAGCAGTGATTGTTTAGAGCAGAGAAAGACCGAACACGCAAAGGTTTGCCGCCAACTTGAACTAGAGCTGATCGACCAGGTAA GTGGTTGGAATGCTTGCCATCCCCCTTTATCAATGGGTCGTGACGTCATGCGGGGTCGTGGAGGACTCGTCAGCGACTGGGATGACTGGCTTACGCGTCATACGACCCTTCGGGACAATGCGATAGCTGCAGCGGCAGTCGTCAGTGAGTGGTGGCATTTTACACCTGTGAATCATCCAG GCTCAGCGGCCTTACAAGCGTCTCTGGAACGGGTGATAAGCAACGTGTTTAGCACGGTGCTCACCATTGGGCACTGTCCTTTCTGGGTGCCATCGCTAGCCCCTGAGATTGAGAACGCCAAGGAGATTCATATTCACCTGTTGGGAGCAGATGAGCCAGAGGTGTCGGCCGTACAGTCGGGAGTTATACAGGTAG TCAGCAGAATTCTGGGTCGTCCCATAGTTGTCAGCTTGGTTGCACCGGACCTCAATCATCACCCACAGACATTTTCTTGGACACCGAAAAAGCCCTTCCAA GCAACTCCCAGTGTGAAAGCAATTGCCTATCCTGGTCTGTACCACGACTTTTGGAGGGAATATGTAGTGCCTGCGGATAAGAAAAGTAAT GTACAGAGACCGCATATAGCTCTTGCTATACATCCGGGTGTGCATACAGACCCCATGCTAGAACTATGGACGCCTACTTTGATGTTATTAGCTTATGAACAGATTCCAGTCGCCATGACAACATACAACCTCGCGGAATTTGAAGAAACTTTGCAG AAATTGGAAAACTTGAAGATGAACATTGTCCACAAAGAACTGAACCCTCTCCGCTCGTTGCTCGCCAAGCAGACTCCTTACGAGCCGGATCATGTGTGGGCGACAAACAGCTATGCTATAGGAATCGACAACACAAGGGAATCCTTCTGCTTATaa